ACTATTTTCATCTTCAAGGAACTTGGCATTGTTAGTCTCAATAATTTTTGTGATCAAAGTGAAAGTATAAAATCTATATCCCTTGGACTTTTCTAGAAAACCAACGAAATTGCAACTCACTGTCCTTAAATCAAGCTTCTTTTTTGTGGGGTTATACATCATGGCTTCGGCTTTACACCCCCAAATATGTAAGTGTTTTAAACTAGGCATCCTAAAAGTCCATTTAACAAAATGAGTCTTATCCACTAACATGGTTTGGTCtctatttaatatatattttgccATTTTTAACGCCTCTCCCCAAAGAAATATAGGCAAATTTGTGGGGCTCATCATATATCTTACCATCTCTTTCAAGCTTCTGTATCTTCTCTGTGCCATGCCATTCTAGTAAGGACTACCAGGATTGGTGTATTGTACTtgtataccacattcttccaaaACACACAGCCAATGGTCCCTTATTTTACCATTCCTTAGAATACTTGCCATGGTACTCTCCCCCTATGTTAGACCTCAAGATTTTAATGTTCATGTCTAATCGTTTCTCAAACTCatttttgaaaactttaaaacaatttaaaaccatTGATTTTTCTGAGATTAAATATACATATCCATATCTCGAAACATTATCAATGAAGGTCACAAAATAGACATTTTTGTAGATTGTTGAGTTTGGAAATGGACCACAGACATTTGAATTTATAATTTCTAGAAGTTTTTTACTCCTAATTGAACCAaatttccttttgtttgttAACTTTCCCTTGAAACAATTGATACAATCATTGAGTTTTGACAAATCCAAATTTGGCAAGATTGTTTATCagacatttattttttttaaatgtgtccTAATCGCCTATGTCAAAGCACAGTAGATTGTTCATCCATGAGAGGTCTTTTAAGCGACAAAATGGAATCAATATTTAAACAACTTGAATCAACGCAAACATTGCACAGTAGCTGCCAAAGATCATTACTTAAAAGACAAATACCAAGTACTTCATTCAAATTGTTTTTCAAAGAAATTCTGATACTTCATTGTCTCCAATGAAAGTAAAACCAGATTTTACAAGCTTGGAAGCTAAAATTAAACTCATTCTCAAATAAGTTACATATAAAACATTAAACAACTCTAAAATAAAACCATTTGACAGTCTAAGCTTGAGGGTGCCTATTGCCTCCACAACTACTTTATTTCCATTCCCAACATGCAATTGACAAATTTCATTTCTTGTTGAAATCCTTCTTGTGAATCCCTGCAAGGAATTGGTAATATGCATCGAATAGCCAGTGTCAAACCACCAAGTATTTGGAGGGGGCTTCAACAAGgtttaattcaaaacaaacaaaaatatttataattttaatacttCTCTTAGCAGCCCATTTGTTATGCTTTTCACAGTCCATTTTCATGTGACCAGGCTTCTTACAAAAAAAGCACTTAATGCTTTCATAATTTCCCTTATAAACTTGAGGCCCTCTAGAGGAGGAAGAAGCACCAACGACATTAGTACCATAGGAGTTATAAGGCTTGAAAGTGTTACAAATGTTCACAGGTTTCTTGCCATTTCCTGCATGCACATAATTCACCGATTCAACCTTGCCTTTCTTGAGCCTATTCACCTCCTACACACATATGGAAATCATCTCATCCATTCCCCATTTTTCCTTATGTGTGTTATATGAAACCTTGAGTTGTTCAAATGCATCTATAGTGAATTGAGGGCCATATGAACATCAAAAGTTTCATTCACAGAGACTTCAAGGTACTTAAGTTTTCCAACAGCATCCACGTCAATGTAGTCATCAAATTCCCCATTTCAGCCTTTTCAGATACTTTGAATTTGGCTCCCACATCATCCAGGAAGTCTTTTTCCTTGTCACATGCAGGTATGCCTCCTCTAACTGTCTCACTAATGGTCCTCTTCATGACCATAAGTGACATTCTGTTTGCCTTATGCCACTTCTCATGCTTAACTTTATCTTCAGCAGTGCTTGCAGAAGTTAATGTAGATGGTGCATTCTCCTTAAGAGCCAAGTCATGGTCCATCAACCCTAGCATGATCTCCATATCTTGTCACCATTTCTTATCGTTCCCTCCATTTAAGGACTCAATTGAGGAAAAGTTGAGGGAATTAGTATTCATTGAAGAAGACATTCAACACACATTAATCACATGAAATGATAAATGAGGTGTTAACACAGAATAATACAACACCTTTGAGCAAGTCGCATTATTTGCAATACATGCACATTATGCATTTCAGTATGTCTATTATTGATTTACCATTAAGTTACAAAAATTATTGAGTCTTTGGACAAAACGATAGTTGGCTCAATTGTTCATCAAAATCTCATACTCTAGTTAATAATTTGAACCTTTCATTCAACTTCTTCCTTTGAAAAGAAATGAATGCACCTTATAAATCATGAACTACAATTCTGATAGGAAACTTAAAGACACAATATTTCATAAAACCCCATTTTGATGAAGGTTTTCAAACAATTGTTCTATCATATATGATTCTTATTCCTTATCCCTTACtgattttatttcttcttcGTACAAGCTTTCtgcaaaacaaaaactaaagaaGACAACATAGACATATATAACATAATGAAAAGCTATAACCCTGAATTCACAACCAAGAAAaccttggctctgataccaaatgtaaAAACTCATTAGGATAATAATTCATTTGTTACTTTGTATATGACAAGGATAATGCTACAACTTGTTAAACTAACTTTCATGCCTGTGCAGTGTTAGTACAAGAATTCTGCCTGACATTTTATTACTTG
This is a stretch of genomic DNA from Malus domestica chromosome 02, GDT2T_hap1. It encodes these proteins:
- the LOC139191569 gene encoding uncharacterized protein, encoding MEIMLGLMDHDLALKENAPSTLTSASTAEDKVKHEKWHKANRMSLMVMKRTISETVRGGIPACDKEKDFLDDVGAKFKVSEKAEMGNLMTTLTWMLLENLSTLKSL